The Apium graveolens cultivar Ventura chromosome 6, ASM990537v1, whole genome shotgun sequence genome contains a region encoding:
- the LOC141668618 gene encoding uncharacterized protein LOC141668618, with amino-acid sequence MLLKQWEQVTKSEKLDDGKRLIEMMNERGEYPDIVAYTTLLQAYCTQDQMDGALAVLCMIKTEMMVPSCYTYNILLDAYCRQMKLNIAMDLYRNMAREGLKPTVETHGILLHWLQKHCIQLSLQCSRSACVQVFERKIMVYTYLNLSTLVAYLRILLNQNLFMIIFVSGVFLLGDADNLLCLIKMCLGFICP; translated from the exons ATGTTGCTTAAACAATGGGAACAGGTCACTAAGTCTGAGAAGTTGGACGATGGAAAGCGGTTAATTGAGATGATGAATGAGAGGGGTGAATATCCTGATATAGTCGCGTACACCACTCTCTTGCAGGCATATTGCACACAAGACCAAATGGATGGAGCATTGGCTGTGCTATGTATGATTAAAACTGAGATGATGGTTCCCAGCTGCTATACATATAACATTCTGTTGGATGCATACTGCAGGCAGATGAAACTGAACATAGCTATGGATCTTTATCGAAACATGGCACGTGAAGGTCTGAAACCCACAGTTGAAACACACGGCATTTTGTTACACTGGCTACAGAAGCACTGTATCCAACTCTCCTTGCAATGCAGCAGAAGTGCTTGCGTTCAG GTGTTTGAAAGGAAAATCATGGTGTACACATACCTAAACTTATCCACATTGGTTGCTTATCTGAGAATTCTACTGAATCAAAATCTGTTTATGATTATATTTGTTTCTGGAGTTTTTCTTCTTGGAGATGCTGATAATCTTTTATGTTTGATCAAAATGTGTTTAGGTTTTATTTGTCCGTAG
- the LOC141666345 gene encoding uncharacterized protein LOC141666345, with product MDSDTASVNSASAQLSMIPMLNGTNYVTWKENVEIVLGCMDRDLALRKELPVPTTDDPKTDQIEKWERSNRMCLEIMKRTIPTGFRGSIAESTSAKKFLSEIEQYFVKNEKVETSNLLSKLVTMKYKEKGT from the exons ATGGATTCAG ATACTGCTAGTGTTAATTCTGCTTCCGCTCAGTTGAGCATGATTCCAATGTTGAATGGGACAAACTATGTCACGTGGAAAGAGAATGTTGAGATCGTTCTTGGGTGTATGGATCGCGACCTTGCGCTAAGGAAAGAGCTACCAGTTCCCACTACAGATGATCCCAAAACGGATCAAATTGAAAAATGGGAACGCTCTAATCGCATGTGTCTGGAGATCATGAAGCGAACGATTCCAACTGGCTTTCGGGGCTCTATTGCTGAGAGCACAAGTGCCAAAAAGTTCCTTTCCGAGATTGAGCAATATTTTGTTAAGAATGAGAAAGTGGAAACGAGTAATCTTCTGTCAAAACTCGTGACCATGAAGTATAAAGAAAAGGGAACATAA
- the LOC141668617 gene encoding ferric reduction oxidase 7, chloroplastic-like encodes MAEKSAYEPLLLGDNVRKSNKRIPLFLFSVKWALKILMWVIFVLWVGLLFIFPLELGDQVLVIWSNATSHSLYGVTGSIFLLFGGPVFLIAFLAILQVAISKEAEVQEKPAPKKARFRLWTFPVIVDGPFGVVSAGEFIGILVFSVFIIWIASVYIIQESSKLSVIQSLWEKSVWMLEKTGLHFGLIGLFCLAFLFLPVSRGSVLLRLVDIPFEHAARYHVWLGHLTMLIFSLHGLFYLTAWTMKGELIKELLDWKNIGIANLPGVISLSAGLLMWVTSLPPVRRVQFELFFYTHQLYVVFVIFLALHVGDFVFSIAAAGIFLFMLDRFLRFFQSRSTVDIVSAKCLPCGTVELILSKPASLHYNALSWIFVQVRELSWLQWHPFSVSSSPLDGKYHIAVLIKVLGDWTEKLRERIMNISDQDYLKDPLLQPNYNITASVEGPYGHESPYHLTYSNLILVAGGIGISPFLAILNDILHRINKNKPCSPRKILIVWAVKKSNELPLLHSVDMASICPRFTDMLNLEIQTYVTRESGPSLEEGEVHKLGGSSVFPIPNGSAMSVLVGTGHIIWSGIYVIVPTIGLVITLGLLNIFYINPFGITYWWYKGLLFLACMVASVVIFGGLVVGFWNYWGKKVSKTEVPEDFEKEITQSPLTENNENSDHESFTSTIRYGERPNFKEIFGSISEKWGDVDIGVIVCGPPTLQTSIARECRGQNISRRNNHPIFHFNSHSFDL; translated from the exons ATGGCTGAGAAATCAGCTTATGAGCCTCTTCTTTTAGGTGACAATGTGAGAAAAAGTAATAAGAGAATACCCTTGTTTTTATTTTCTGTGAAATGGGCTCTCAAGATTTTGATGTGGGTGATTTTTGTTCTGTGGGTTGGTTTACTATTTATTTTCCCTTTGGAACTTGGAGATCAGGTGCTTGTGATATGGTCTAATGCTACTTCTCACAGTTTGTATGGAGTTACAG GAAGTATATTCTTGTTATTTGGTGGTCCAGTTTTTTTGATTGCTTTTCTTGCTATACTGCAAGTTGCAATTTCTAAAGAAGCGGAGGTTCAGGA GAAACCTGCACCAAAGAAGGCTCGATTTCGCCTATGGACATTCCCTGTAATTGTAGACGGTCCGTTTGGGGTTGTTTCTGCTGGAGAGTTCATTGGAATTCTTGTGTTTTCTGTGTTTATTATCTGGATTGCTTCTGTTTATATCATACAAGAGAGCAGCAAACTATCCGTGATTCAGTCTTTGTGGGAGAAAAG CGTATGGATGCTGGAAAAAACGGGACTTCACTTTGGATTGATCGGATTATTTTGCTTGGCGTTTTTGTTTCTGCCAGTTTCAAGAGGATCTGTACTTCTTAGACTCGTAGACATCCCTTTTGAGCATGCAGCCCGGTACCATGTATGGTTGGGACATCTGACTATGCTGATCTTCAGTCTTCATGGCCTATTTTATCTGACTGCCTGGACAATGAAGGGAGAACTTATTAAAGAA TTACTTGACTGGAAAAATATTGGAATTGCCAATCTTCCTGGAGTTATTAGTCTTTCAGCTGGTCTGTTGATGTGGGTGACATCTCTTCCTCCAGTTAGGAGGGTACAATTTGAGTTGTTCTTCTACACGCATCAACTATATGTAGTCTTTGTTATCTTCTTGGCATTGCATGTTGGAGATTTCGTATTCAGTATAGCTGCTGCAGGGATTTTCCTTTTCATGCTTGATCGTTTTCTTAGATTCTTTCAATCCCGAAGTACAGTTGACATAGTTTCTGCCAAATGCCTGCCTTGTGGAACAGTGGAGCTGATTCTTTCAAAGCCTGCGA GTCTCCACTACAATGCGCTCAGTTGGATTTTTGTCCAAGTTCGAGAACTATCCTGGCTGCAGTGGCATCCTTTTAGTGTTTCCTCGAGTCCTCTAGACGGTAAATATCACATAGCTGTTCTCATAAAGGTCCTCGGGGATTGGACAGAAAAACTCAGAGAACGTATCATGAATATATCCGATCAAGACTATCTAAAAGATCCACTCTTGCAGCCTAATTATAACATCACAGCTTCTGTAGAGGGACCTTATGGTCATGAATCGCCATACCATTTGAC GTATTCAAACCTTATTTTGGTAGCAGGTGGAATCGGAATATCACCATTTCTGGCTATCTTGAATGATATTCTTCACCGTATCAACAAGAATAAACCTTGTTCACCAAGAAAAATCTTGATAGTTTGGGCTGTGAAAAAATCAAACGAGCTTCCGCTTCTCCACTCAGTTGATATGGCCTCGATCTGTCCACGTTTCACTGATATGCTAAATCTTGAAATTCAAACTTATGTTACTCGTGAATCAGGACCTTCTCTG GAAGAGGGTGAAGTTCATAAGTTGGGGGGCTCTTCCGTCTTTCCGATACCTAATGGAAGCGCAATGTCTGTGTTGGTTGGCACTGGACATATCATATGGTCTGGAATTTACGTTATAGTGCCTACAATCGGCTTGGTGATTACGTTGGGATTATTAAATATCTTTTACATTAATCCTTTCGGTATAACTTACTGGTGGTACAAAGGGCTTTTGTTCTTAGCATGCATGGTTGCAAGTGTTGTTATCTTTGGAGGTCTTGTTGTTGGTTTCTGGAATTATTGGGGCAAAAAAGTGTCAAAAACAGAGGTACCGGAggattttgaaaaggaaatcACACAGTCTCCTCTGACTGAAAACAACGAGAATTCGGATCATGAAAGTTTTACCAGTACTATCCGATATGGCGAAAGACCAAACTTCAAAG AAATTTTTGGATCCATATCGGAGAAATGGGGAGATGTTGACATTGGTGTAATTGTCTGTGGCCCTCCAACTCTTCAGACAAGTATCGCGAGAGAATGCAGGGGACAAAATATCAGTAGGCGAAACAATCATCCGATTTTCCATTTTAACAGCCACAGTTTCGACCTATAA